From one Asterias amurensis chromosome 10, ASM3211899v1 genomic stretch:
- the LOC139943067 gene encoding mandelamide hydrolase-like isoform X1 — protein MQALVKMATVHHLNMTDLLDHFKQGTLTCEAYTRGAIKWAEELKHFNYFVSMDTDRMLKEAKDSDVRYKANTNRALEGVLIAIKDNIDVEGEATGAGTPGLAQLRPKTTAEVARRLFEAGAIHAGRTNMHELAHGPLTVNSHTGSSHNFYNFDYTCGGSSGGSGGAVAAGIVPVALGTDTAGSVRGPASYNGVFGMRPTVGRWPPDFGVKSTHLRDTVGPLVTSVTDIAILDHVMTGEEPHNELLPGDVRIGVSKPHFWEGLDAEVKEYAERFVLTLKQKGFVVVVVDEGGILGVDKMFDQYKIPSMDHELIPRLREYLRKNGHEVTAEELINQIATDDVRASFQRALFNPPGEDLMNAVMAAREKLKCEWMAFFERHQLDCLLMPASKIPPMTLISALESNSAVKAARINENADCASILDNPSIVIPGGFTRGSGVPFGMQIDGVTGNDRLLIAVAMTIEKSLDLSSNSTV, from the exons A TGCAAGCTCTTGTCAAGATGGCCACAGTGCATCATCTTAATATGACAGATCTTCTGGACCATTTCAAACAGGGTACTCTAACATGTGAAGCCTACACACGGGGGGCCATCAAGTGGGCCGAGGAACTAAAACACTTCAACTATTTCGTCTCAATGGATACAGACAGAATGTTGAAAGAAGCCAAGGACTCAGATGTCAGGTACAAGGCCAATACCAACCGGGCATTAGAGGGAGTCCTTATTGCCATCAAAGATAATATCGATGTTGAAGGTGAAGCGACTGGAGCTGGTACCCCAGGTTTAGCCCAGCTCAGACCCAAGACAACCGCTGAGGTTGCTAGGAGGCTCTTCGAAGCAGGAGCCATACACGCCGGTCGGACTAATATGCACGAACTAGCTCACGGTCCTCTCACAGTAAACTCACACACAGGGTCCAGTCATAACTTCTATAACTTCGATTACACTTGTGGAGGCAGCAGTGGCGGTAGCGGTGGGGCCGTTGCGGCGGGTATCGTCCCGGTGGCCCTGGGTACGGACACGGCTGGATCGGTCCGGGGGCCGGCGTCTTACAACGGCGTCTTCGGAATGCGCCCTACCGTCGGGCGATGGCCTCCGGACTTTGGTGTCAAGTCGACGCATCTGAGGGACACAGTCGGCCCTCTTGTGACAAGTGTCACGGACATCGCCATTTTGGATCACGTGATGACCGGGGAAGAGCCTCACAATGAACTGCTACCCGGTGACGTCAGGATTGGGGTAAGCAAACCGCATTTCTGGGAGGGTTTGGACGCCGAAGTGAAGGAATACGCTGAGAGATTTGTATTGACTTTAAAACAGAAAGGATTTGTGGTGGTTGTTGTCGATGAGGGAGGGATTCTTGGCGTGGATAAAATGTTCGATCAGTATAAGATTCCGAGCATGGACCATGAACTCATACCCAGGCTCAGGGAGTATCTAAGAAAAAACGGTCATGAAGTTACAGCTGAGGAACTTATCAACCAAATAGCCACGGATGACGTCAGAGCTTCATtccagagggcgctgttcaaccCGCCAGGTGAAGACCTTATGAACGCTGTAATGGCGGCGAGGGAGAAACTGAAATGCGAGTGGATGGCGTTTTTTGAACGCCACCAGTTAGACTGCTTGTTAATGCCCGCCAGCAAGATCCCACCTATGACTCTAATTAGCGCCTTGGAATCAAACAGCGCAGTTAAGGCGGCACGAATAAACGAAAATGCCGACTGTGCGAGTATTTTGGACAACCCGTCCATTGTCATCCCGGGGGGTTTTACCAGGGGGAGTGGGGTACCATTTGGCATGCAGATAGATGGAGTAACTGGGAATGATAGGTTATTGATTGCTGTAGCAATGACTATAGAGAAATCATTAGATCTTTCTAGTAACAGCACAGTATAG
- the LOC139943067 gene encoding mandelamide hydrolase-like isoform X2: MATVHHLNMTDLLDHFKQGTLTCEAYTRGAIKWAEELKHFNYFVSMDTDRMLKEAKDSDVRYKANTNRALEGVLIAIKDNIDVEGEATGAGTPGLAQLRPKTTAEVARRLFEAGAIHAGRTNMHELAHGPLTVNSHTGSSHNFYNFDYTCGGSSGGSGGAVAAGIVPVALGTDTAGSVRGPASYNGVFGMRPTVGRWPPDFGVKSTHLRDTVGPLVTSVTDIAILDHVMTGEEPHNELLPGDVRIGVSKPHFWEGLDAEVKEYAERFVLTLKQKGFVVVVVDEGGILGVDKMFDQYKIPSMDHELIPRLREYLRKNGHEVTAEELINQIATDDVRASFQRALFNPPGEDLMNAVMAAREKLKCEWMAFFERHQLDCLLMPASKIPPMTLISALESNSAVKAARINENADCASILDNPSIVIPGGFTRGSGVPFGMQIDGVTGNDRLLIAVAMTIEKSLDLSSNSTV, translated from the coding sequence ATGGCCACAGTGCATCATCTTAATATGACAGATCTTCTGGACCATTTCAAACAGGGTACTCTAACATGTGAAGCCTACACACGGGGGGCCATCAAGTGGGCCGAGGAACTAAAACACTTCAACTATTTCGTCTCAATGGATACAGACAGAATGTTGAAAGAAGCCAAGGACTCAGATGTCAGGTACAAGGCCAATACCAACCGGGCATTAGAGGGAGTCCTTATTGCCATCAAAGATAATATCGATGTTGAAGGTGAAGCGACTGGAGCTGGTACCCCAGGTTTAGCCCAGCTCAGACCCAAGACAACCGCTGAGGTTGCTAGGAGGCTCTTCGAAGCAGGAGCCATACACGCCGGTCGGACTAATATGCACGAACTAGCTCACGGTCCTCTCACAGTAAACTCACACACAGGGTCCAGTCATAACTTCTATAACTTCGATTACACTTGTGGAGGCAGCAGTGGCGGTAGCGGTGGGGCCGTTGCGGCGGGTATCGTCCCGGTGGCCCTGGGTACGGACACGGCTGGATCGGTCCGGGGGCCGGCGTCTTACAACGGCGTCTTCGGAATGCGCCCTACCGTCGGGCGATGGCCTCCGGACTTTGGTGTCAAGTCGACGCATCTGAGGGACACAGTCGGCCCTCTTGTGACAAGTGTCACGGACATCGCCATTTTGGATCACGTGATGACCGGGGAAGAGCCTCACAATGAACTGCTACCCGGTGACGTCAGGATTGGGGTAAGCAAACCGCATTTCTGGGAGGGTTTGGACGCCGAAGTGAAGGAATACGCTGAGAGATTTGTATTGACTTTAAAACAGAAAGGATTTGTGGTGGTTGTTGTCGATGAGGGAGGGATTCTTGGCGTGGATAAAATGTTCGATCAGTATAAGATTCCGAGCATGGACCATGAACTCATACCCAGGCTCAGGGAGTATCTAAGAAAAAACGGTCATGAAGTTACAGCTGAGGAACTTATCAACCAAATAGCCACGGATGACGTCAGAGCTTCATtccagagggcgctgttcaaccCGCCAGGTGAAGACCTTATGAACGCTGTAATGGCGGCGAGGGAGAAACTGAAATGCGAGTGGATGGCGTTTTTTGAACGCCACCAGTTAGACTGCTTGTTAATGCCCGCCAGCAAGATCCCACCTATGACTCTAATTAGCGCCTTGGAATCAAACAGCGCAGTTAAGGCGGCACGAATAAACGAAAATGCCGACTGTGCGAGTATTTTGGACAACCCGTCCATTGTCATCCCGGGGGGTTTTACCAGGGGGAGTGGGGTACCATTTGGCATGCAGATAGATGGAGTAACTGGGAATGATAGGTTATTGATTGCTGTAGCAATGACTATAGAGAAATCATTAGATCTTTCTAGTAACAGCACAGTATAG